The following nucleotide sequence is from Parcubacteria group bacterium.
TTAAGAGGAAAGCCCGGTAAAACTGCCGTCATTGTGGATTCCGATAACACGGTCTTAAATATCTTAACCGCCGAAGAACCGATGCCGGGCAATAATTTAATTTTAAGCATAGATAAGGACCTTCAAAAACTTTTAACCGACGCTTTGACGGAAAAAATGGCGGATACGATTTCGCCAGCCGCTGCCGCCGTTATAATAAATCCGAAATCCGGAGAAATTTTATCGCTTGTCAGCCTGCCTTCGTTTGACAGCAATCTTTTCAATAGCGGTCTAAGCGATAAAACATATGGCGCTTTGGCAAGCGATAAAAAGCAGCCGTTTTTTAATCGCGCTATCGGCGGTACCTACGCTTCCGGTTCAACGATAAAACCGTTTATGGCCGCCGCGGCTTTAAACGAAAATATTGTTTCTCCAGAATATAAAATTGACGACACCTTAGGCTACATAACTATTCCCAACCAATATGACCCCGATATATCTTATATCTTTCGTGACTGGAAAGCGCACGGATTTGTTGATATGCGCCGCGCCATTGCCGTATCGGCCAATGTTTATTTTTATGTAATCGGCGGCGGTTATAAAAATATAAAAGGACTGGGAATTGACAGGATTGATAAATATTTTAAGCTTTTTGGATTTGGATCGTCTCTTGGCATTGATCTGCCGGGTGAAACTAATGGGCTAGTGCCAAATCCTGCTTGGAAAAAATCCTCAAAAAATGAAAGCTGGTTTACCGGCGATACTTACAATGTTTCCATCGGACAAGGCGATGTTTTAATAACACCTCTTCAGCTTGCTGCGGCGATTTCGGTAATTGCAAATAACGGAACGCTTTACAAGCCAAAAATTGTTTCAAAAATAACCGATAATAATGGAAATACTATAGGAAAATTTGAGCCGGAAATAATAAGAAACGTTAATATCGATAAGGAGAAGCTTCAAATCGTAAGAGAGGGAATGAGAGGAGCCGTAACAGAAGGTTCGGCATATCTTTTAAACGATCTGTTAATTGAGGTGGCGGGAAAAACCGGTACCGCCCAAGTAACCAATACGTTTAGAAAAACCAACGCTTGGTTTACCGGTTTTGCTCCTTATGACAACCCGGAAATTGCTCTGGCTATAGTTATTGAAGGCGCCGGCGAAGGCTCGTCGGCAGCCGTTCCGGTTGCTAAGAGAGTTTTTGAGTGGTATTACAACCAGAATTATGAT
It contains:
- the mrdA gene encoding penicillin-binding protein 2, with the translated sequence MGKKSKISIAQIEPEEILLDKESVSKLETPLEKTRGAIIFFVAFIILSSFLSRAFWLQIWQGDYYASRAIRNNVRLYPIQAPRGLIYDRNNKLLLDNAANFNLLLVPADIPKKDEALKNWVKKLSEISNKREDEIFDFLKTVNVGSTEPVSFSSNLNKDELIAIETKLRDAPGIFIRRETKRDYFENYYFSHLLGFLGKVSGADLKSDSFYTPLNFIGKTGLELQYENDLRGKPGKTAVIVDSDNTVLNILTAEEPMPGNNLILSIDKDLQKLLTDALTEKMADTISPAAAAVIINPKSGEILSLVSLPSFDSNLFNSGLSDKTYGALASDKKQPFFNRAIGGTYASGSTIKPFMAAAALNENIVSPEYKIDDTLGYITIPNQYDPDISYIFRDWKAHGFVDMRRAIAVSANVYFYVIGGGYKNIKGLGIDRIDKYFKLFGFGSSLGIDLPGETNGLVPNPAWKKSSKNESWFTGDTYNVSIGQGDVLITPLQLAAAISVIANNGTLYKPKIVSKITDNNGNTIGKFEPEIIRNVNIDKEKLQIVREGMRGAVTEGSAYLLNDLLIEVAGKTGTAQVTNTFRKTNAWFTGFAPYDNPEIALAIVIEGAGEGSSAAVPVAKRVFEWYYNQNYDKLK